The region TGCTGCCTTGCTTTCGCTGTCGGACATTCCGGCAGTGATCATGTTTATTACGAAACCGTCTATGGCGCCTTCTGACGGGTTCTGGCCGAGGTTATAGATCGCCATAAGACGCTGCCGGTCATCGTCCGACGTTAGTCCCTGGGCGGCCATTGCCCTGCCGACGATGAAACTGGCAAGCTCCTGCTGATCCTGGTATCTCGCGAGATCGAAGTTCTGCACAAAGTCCATCATCATCGGCTGCTGATCCTGAGGCATGCCGGAAATAAATCCGGGTGCGGCTGCGGATATTGTCTCCTGCGCCCTCGCATATGGGTCTGCAGTGCCCGCATGATTTGCCCATTCGGCGTTGAAGGCCCCGAGATATCCCAGCGCCATGTCTCTCTGGGACTGGTCCTGCATCGCGTTATTGATGTAGTCGGCAGTGTTCTGGTACGCTATCGAGTTCAGCGTCGTATCGTTCAGGGACGAGTTCGACTGCTGTGCGGCGCTCCATGCGTTCGCATAATATAGCGGGACTCCAAAAAGGATGTCAGCGACACCTTTCATCTGGTACAGGCCGGAATGCGCCATGACTATCTGGTCTCTTGCCTCGTACATTTTGGCGCTCGACGCGATAGCCTGCTGTACAGCCTTTCTCAGTTCGTAGTTTGCGCTTGAGACGTTATCTTTAAGATAATACAGGTCGCGGTTATTGTTCCGGACGGTGTCTGTAGCATTATAAAGCTCGTAGTTCAGGTCCGAGGCGTTATCATAGAGCTCGAACATCGCATCGTAGAGCTCCGGCGTCATATTGACGAGTGCCTCACGATGGATATCGTAGATGGAAGACGTCCCCGTAACGTTCTTTATCGACGCGTCTCCCATTATCGTGGCGTTCAGGTCATCTATGAATGGTATAGTTGCCGATTTGTTATCGGACTCGATGACTACAAGAATGTTATTTTTCGCCTCGCTCGGGAACACTTCATCATACTTGTCCTGTGCGACGAAAGCCCCGAGGTCCCTGGGTATGAAATTTTGGGTGTCGTATTCAAGATTCTGCATGAACACCCCGGTTAACGGAAGTGATATGACGAACAGGATCACCCACAGGGCGATAACCGCCCATGAATATTTCGTGATAATATCGCTTAGCTTATTGAACATGCTGTAACCGCCTCATATCAAATAAGGTCCCGGCATTTTACCGATAATTTAAAAGTTCCCGTCTTTACTCCAAGGACTTTCTCAACTATCTCTTTAGCAGCCAGTAATTTTCTGTTGATCTCCTCTGTGTTTTCCAGGAGAGACATCGAGTCATGCAAGTATCCGAACATCACAAGTAAAAGTTCCGTAGTCTCTCTCGGATAGCCTGTCCTGAACAGCCCTTCGCTGATCCCCTGTTCTAAGACTTGTCCCACCTTAGGTATGATCAGCGCGTTGATCTGCGAGGAATACCTTTGATGTATCAGAATGTTCTTTTCGTAATGCAGGAATTGCACCATCTTCTGTTTGCCTTTCGGGAAATCGAAGGACAGGTCGATGATCATCTGGAGTTTTTGCTGTGCGTTAAGCTCATCGTCTCCGCATATCTTATCGACCATACTTTCGAAGTTTCGGAAATAGCGCTCTATTACCTCATTCAACACATCCTCTTTCGAATTAAAATAATAGTAAAAAGTCCCCTGGGCGACGCCGATGTTCTTCACGATGTCGCTGACGGTCGTCTGGTCATAGCCTTTTTCAATGAACATGCTTTCGGCAGTATCTATGATCTCGCTTTTTCTCTCTAGAGGGTCTTTGGATATTCGTGCCAATTTATCACCTCTGATATAACTGACTAATTGTCAGTCAGTATAGAAGCGCTTTACATATTTAAGGTTATTTATATATCATAAAAATTTATATGACAAATGATTGGGTTTTTAGCGATTTAAAGTCATATCATCCCGAAATAAAGATACTATAAGACGTATCCGTCAATAGAGTCGCTGTAAAAAATGTAGATATTGAACCCTAATCTTGTTCATATTGTCAATGGCCCCCTGACAAAAACACGAAATGACACTAATCGGAAAAAGATCATTTGAGCTCTTTAAGCTCTTTAGTGTGTGATCCCGGATTCTTTGCCAGATAGACAGCAGCGCCGGGCTTATGAAGAAGCGTACAGTTCATGCACGTCCATACGGGGTATCCTTTAGTGCTCAGGATCCACTTGCCGAACTCGGGGTCTTCGCACGGGTACAGCGGGCAGAAACAGTGCGTACAGTCCTGTCCCTCGTAATGGCATGGGTAATAGCTACATTTCCCTTTCCCGTTCGCCTCGGACGGATGTGATATCCAGTAGGGGCCCTGTTCATTTTGGGCGTATATGAAAACCCTGCTCTTGACCTTATCGTTTCCGACGACAGCGTGCTGGCGCTTAATGCCTTCGGTGACGCCTTTTTTAACGCATCTGTATATACTCTGGCCCAGGTTCGTGTATGTGCCCGAGTATTCGTAGAACGCGGGCTCGCATAAGCTGCCGTAATCCCTTACCTCGGTAAGCACGGCTACGGCATCGGTAGTGGTCCCGGTGAACTCGAAGCCCATCTCGAAGAGCGCTTTCGCCTTTGCCTCGGTAGCCGTGATGACCGCGCTGCCTATGGCTCCCTCCGACATCTTCCCGTGGACTATCAGGATAATGTTGATCGTTCCGGGCACATGAGGGTCATGGCAGGGATTGCTGATGCCTGCCGTAATGAATGCCGTTATCAGGTGATCCCTTACGACGCACAGGTTTTCCATGTACACGGCAGTCATAAATCCGAAATACGGAAAGTCGGCGCCCAGCTTTGAGGCGACCTCGTCCATATATTTTACCGGGTCGTCATGGTTGAAGTCTTTGTTAACATGATGGTTAATGATGGATCGCACTCTTTTTCTTCCGCCGTTTATGCCTGTGCTGAAACCATCAAGATCTCCTTTTATGATAAGCGTATCTTCATTAACATAATATCTCAAACTTCGCACCACCACGCGACCGGATAACGTAAAGCCCCGGATATGATAATGTTGTATGATGCGAATAGTCCTTATATACTTGATGCTTAGCAGCGTATTCCTTAAAGCCGTGTGCTTTAAGGCTCTGATTTCCCGATCCCCGTATGAATTCGCGGACAAAGGCGCAAAAAACTAATGGCTATAAGAACAGACCAATATGGAACGATTTTTTGTTGCGGGCATTATAATCTAGATAATTTTAAAATCTAAAACTTTTTAAAGCAAACTTTATGTATAGAAAGCCCTTACTAATACTAGAAAAATTGATTATTATCAATTTAAACTGAGGTGGATAACATATGGACCTAAAAAAACAGATAGCAATCGTTGCATTGCTGGTAATCCTGATCACAGCTATGTGCGGGTGCACACAGACTAACGATACTTCGTCTAACACTACATCCGCAAAATACCCGATGGAGATCACCGACGATTACGGAAGGGTCACAACCATAACAAAGGCCCCTGAAAAGATCGTATCATTGACCCCGGCGAACACGGAGATATTATTCGCTCTCGGGCTTGGTGACAAAGTGGTCGGTAACACCGACTATTGCAACTATCCGGAAGAGGCTAAGAGCAAGACCAAGGTCGGCGGCATCACTAACGTGAACGTCGAGCAGATAGCGGCCCTTGACCCGGACGTCATTTTCGCAGGATCGCTCAGCAAAGAGGATATGGTCGCAAAATTAGACTCGATGGGTTACAAGACCATAGCTCAAGACCCGAGGAACGTTACTGGAATAAAGCAGACTATTATGATGATAGCCGACGTATGCGATGTTAAGGATAACGCCACCAGGCTTATCGAAGATATGGACACAAGGGTGGCGAAAGTCACTGACATCACTTCTAAGATGAACGAGAGCGAAAAGCCAAAAGTTCTCATGGTAGTATGGCATGACCCCGTATACGTGGCCGGCTCGAACTGCTATGGCGACGACATCATCAAACTGGCCGGAGGCATTAACGCAGCATCGGGAATAGAAGATTATGGCGTGATGAACACAGAGGCCATAATCGAAGCTAACCCGGACGTCATAATAGTCACGATCGGAGAGGGAATGGATGTGCCGTATGATTACTTCAAGAACGCGACCGAGCCATGGCTGAAGGACATTAACGCCATCAAGAACGGAAGAGTTTATGGCATTGACTCGGACACGATCTCCCGTGCAGGCCCGAGATTGCCTGATGCGGTAGAAGCTATGGCAAAGGCCATATACCCGGAACTTTTTAACTAAAGAGTAAAAAAATAAGTTGCCGTGGTCTTCTTAGGCCCGGCATACGCACTTTTTTTCATTATCCCTTAGAGAGTAAACGTTATTTACTAGTTGTGTACATTTATGATGGTCAATAATGATAGATTACCCTGAATGGGGATGTCTAAAATATTTAAAACAAAAATATATAAATAATTCAAAAAGATAGTTGGATGCGGATTCCATGTTAGAAAAGATGTTTTACCCGGCAAGCGTCGCCGTTATCGGCGCGTCAACAGAGAAAGGAAAAGTAGGTAGAGCAGTGCTCGATAATCTCATCGATGGCTTTGGCGGAAAGATATTTCCGATAAACCCTAAAGCCCCTGAGATCGAGGGTATCAAGTGCTATAAGAGCGTCCTGGAAGTTCCGGGAGACATCGACCTTGCAGTCATAGTCATTCCTGCAAAGTTCGTACCCCAGTCGGTCAAAGAATGCGGTGAAAAGGGCATCAAGAACCTTGTCATAATATCCGCAGGATTCAAGGAAGTAGGCGTAGAGGGTGCAAGGCTCGAAAACGAGGTAAAGGAGATAGCAAAGAACTACGGGATCAGGATCGTCGGCCCGAACTGTCTGGGTATCCTGAATACATATTCCAAATGTAATGCGTCGTTCGCGAAAAAAATGCCCCCGAAGGGGAACATGTCTATCATAACACAGTCCGGTGCACTCGGTACAGCGATCCTCGACTGGTCTGAGATGACCGATGTAGGCTTTGCGAACTTCGTAAGCCTGGGTAACAAGTCGGACCTGAACGAGATAGACTTCATGCAGGCCTGGAAAGAGGATAAGGAAACTAATGTCATTTTAGCATATCTCGAAGGCATCACAGACGGCCAGAGGTTCATCAACGTCTCAAGGGACGTCACGAAAGAAAAGCCCGTCATAGTCGTTAAGAGCGGCAGGACTGGCGCAGGTGCCAGAGCGGTATCGTCCCATACGGGCAGCCTGGCAGGCGCTGACGCGGCATACGACTCTGCGTTCGCACAGTGCGGCGTCATACGCGCGGACACTGTCGACCAGTTCTTTGACCTCGCGGGCGGGTTCTCCGGCCAGCCGATCCCGAAGGGTGACAGGGTGGTCATCGTTACGAACGCGGGCGGACCGGGTATCCTTGCGACCGACGCGTGTGAAAAATACGGGTTAAAGATAGCCACTTTATCGACCGAGACCGTGGAGAAGCTAAAGACCACTCTTCCGCCGGCCGCTAACTTCTATAACCCTGTAGACGTGCTTGGAGATGCTCCCGCAAAACTATATGATTTTGCCCTGGAGACCGTCCTTGCCGATGAAGGAGTCGACGGTGTTATAGTCCTGGCCACGCCGCAGTCTATGACCGATCCGGTCGGGATAGCGGAGGTCATCGCCAGGCTCAGGAAGACGACTGATAAGCCCATACTTCCATGCTTTGTCGGCGGCACCGTGATGGCCGAAGGCGTAGAGGAGCTAAAGAAATATAAGCTCTATAATTATGAGGACCCTGACAGGGCTGCGTATACGCTGCGCCAGATGGACAGGTTCAACAAGATACGCAATCGCGTATACGAGAAACCAAGGCAGTTCGACGTGGACAAGGAGACCGTCAGGAAGACCATTGAGGATTCCAGGAAGGCTGGCATCTCGGTGCTTGGACTTGAAGCCCTCCCGGTGCTCGAGGCTTACGGTATCCCGACATTAAAATACAGGGTCGTCGACAACGCTGAAAAGGCAAAAGAGACCGCCAGGGAATTCGGTTATCCGGTCGTCATGAAGATCGTCTCGCCGCAGATCATCCACAAATCTGACGTGGGCGGCGTTCGAGTGGGCCTCGACAGCGACGAGGCGTTAGAGAACGCGTACAATAAGATGATGACTGATGTAAAGGCCGCCGTGCCGCACTGCCGTATCCATGGCGTATTGATACAGCAGATGGCCACCGGAGGAAAAGAGGTCATCCTTGGAATGAACCGCGACCCGCAGTTCGGCCCGCTCTTAATGTTCGGCCTTGGCGGCATATACGTAGAAGTTCTGAAAGACGTACAGTTCAGGGTAGCGCCGCTTACCGAACAGGATGCCCTGGGAATGATCTACGGCATTAAGACGCATCAGATGCTTGAAGGCACCAGAGGCGAAAAGCCGTCGGACATAGAGAAGCTCATCGAGCTGCTCCAAAGGCTCTCGCAGCTTGTGACGGACTTCCCCGAGATATTAGAGCTTGACATCAACCCTGTCAAGGTATATGAAAAGGGCAAGGGCTGCCTTGCGCTGGACGTAAGAATGACTATACAGTAGTCATTCTGGTCTTTTTTCATTTCTTATTTCTTTTTATACCATAAGGGTAATATCTATAAGTTATACCGGGTATCTGGTATTGTAGACGAAGGCGTTTCAATGTAAGATGCTTATCCGGAACTGGATGGTGGGTGCCATTGAAGTATTCGAAAGTAAAAATGAGAGTTAAGTACCTTATGGTCATAGCCAGCATAATCGTAGGCACTGCCGTTTTGCTCGTGATACCTTTTTTCCAGCCTAATCTTGCGATCTACATAACGATAATCGCGCTGGGCCTTGCCCTTGCGCTTCAAAAATACATAGCGAGCTTCGTAGGACA is a window of Methanooceanicella nereidis DNA encoding:
- a CDS encoding ABC transporter substrate-binding protein: MDLKKQIAIVALLVILITAMCGCTQTNDTSSNTTSAKYPMEITDDYGRVTTITKAPEKIVSLTPANTEILFALGLGDKVVGNTDYCNYPEEAKSKTKVGGITNVNVEQIAALDPDVIFAGSLSKEDMVAKLDSMGYKTIAQDPRNVTGIKQTIMMIADVCDVKDNATRLIEDMDTRVAKVTDITSKMNESEKPKVLMVVWHDPVYVAGSNCYGDDIIKLAGGINAASGIEDYGVMNTEAIIEANPDVIIVTIGEGMDVPYDYFKNATEPWLKDINAIKNGRVYGIDSDTISRAGPRLPDAVEAMAKAIYPELFN
- a CDS encoding TetR/AcrR family transcriptional regulator, whose product is MARISKDPLERKSEIIDTAESMFIEKGYDQTTVSDIVKNIGVAQGTFYYYFNSKEDVLNEVIERYFRNFESMVDKICGDDELNAQQKLQMIIDLSFDFPKGKQKMVQFLHYEKNILIHQRYSSQINALIIPKVGQVLEQGISEGLFRTGYPRETTELLLVMFGYLHDSMSLLENTEEINRKLLAAKEIVEKVLGVKTGTFKLSVKCRDLI
- a CDS encoding adenosylcobinamide amidohydrolase; this translates as MRSLRYYVNEDTLIIKGDLDGFSTGINGGRKRVRSIINHHVNKDFNHDDPVKYMDEVASKLGADFPYFGFMTAVYMENLCVVRDHLITAFITAGISNPCHDPHVPGTINIILIVHGKMSEGAIGSAVITATEAKAKALFEMGFEFTGTTTDAVAVLTEVRDYGSLCEPAFYEYSGTYTNLGQSIYRCVKKGVTEGIKRQHAVVGNDKVKSRVFIYAQNEQGPYWISHPSEANGKGKCSYYPCHYEGQDCTHCFCPLYPCEDPEFGKWILSTKGYPVWTCMNCTLLHKPGAAVYLAKNPGSHTKELKELK
- the acs gene encoding acetate--CoA ligase alpha subunit, with the protein product MLEKMFYPASVAVIGASTEKGKVGRAVLDNLIDGFGGKIFPINPKAPEIEGIKCYKSVLEVPGDIDLAVIVIPAKFVPQSVKECGEKGIKNLVIISAGFKEVGVEGARLENEVKEIAKNYGIRIVGPNCLGILNTYSKCNASFAKKMPPKGNMSIITQSGALGTAILDWSEMTDVGFANFVSLGNKSDLNEIDFMQAWKEDKETNVILAYLEGITDGQRFINVSRDVTKEKPVIVVKSGRTGAGARAVSSHTGSLAGADAAYDSAFAQCGVIRADTVDQFFDLAGGFSGQPIPKGDRVVIVTNAGGPGILATDACEKYGLKIATLSTETVEKLKTTLPPAANFYNPVDVLGDAPAKLYDFALETVLADEGVDGVIVLATPQSMTDPVGIAEVIARLRKTTDKPILPCFVGGTVMAEGVEELKKYKLYNYEDPDRAAYTLRQMDRFNKIRNRVYEKPRQFDVDKETVRKTIEDSRKAGISVLGLEALPVLEAYGIPTLKYRVVDNAEKAKETAREFGYPVVMKIVSPQIIHKSDVGGVRVGLDSDEALENAYNKMMTDVKAAVPHCRIHGVLIQQMATGGKEVILGMNRDPQFGPLLMFGLGGIYVEVLKDVQFRVAPLTEQDALGMIYGIKTHQMLEGTRGEKPSDIEKLIELLQRLSQLVTDFPEILELDINPVKVYEKGKGCLALDVRMTIQ